One segment of Castanea sativa cultivar Marrone di Chiusa Pesio chromosome 3, ASM4071231v1 DNA contains the following:
- the LOC142629491 gene encoding disease resistance protein RPV1-like, protein MAMSSHTYDVFLSFRGEDTRNTFTSHLYNSLKKMKIRIFMDERELKKGEEIPPTLAKAIEESRLSIVIISKNYAFSAWCLNELNKIVQCKNTKNHIIKPIFFEVTPSEVRDQKATIGKALAKHKQNFSMEKVQEWRKALHEVANLAGWTTTDRNQSDLIEEIVKHINIQVKRVPVISIPEHLVGIDAHLSKIESRLDIKNPNEVRMLGIYGPQGVGKSTLAKVFYYKHFSNFECSSFVECISERIKGKYEIVEVQKALLSEILGDSSLNAWYNREEGAKMIEDVLSSKRVLLVLDDVEDKQQLEKLAGGFHWFGPGSIIIITTQKAKLLENYKEHFTYEMKGMNPAEAIQLFSWHAFNRNEPDQCWRELTNAIVPYTRGIPSALVKLGADLFSERMSYRQSEVDGENKQEGLECTLARNMLKEMFKQGREFNVETSRLGTSLEQIMREYMEPQDMIVQEECFEVEREDDDFKHKQLETEEVYEEESEDLMTFAGTMALLFQASAFIFSVSLIFYFRQN, encoded by the exons ATGGCGATGTCTTCTCATACATATGATGTCTTTTTGAGCTTTAGAGGGGAAGATACCCGTAATACTTTTACAAGTCATTTATATAACagtttgaagaaaatgaagattCGCATCTTCATGGATGAGAGGGAGCTTAAGAAGGGGGAGGAAATTCCTCCAACACTTGCTAAAGCCATTGAAGAGTCAAGACTCTCAATTGTCATCATCtcaaaaaattatgcattttctGCATGGTGCTTGAATGAACTTAACAAAATTGTTCAGTGTAAGAATACAAAGAATCATATTATTAAGCCCATATTTTTTGAGGTGACTCCGTCTGAAGTACGAGACCAAAAGGCGACCATTGGAAAAGCATTGGctaaacacaaacaaaatttcAGCATGGAAAAGGTGCAAGAATGGAGGAAAGCTCTCCACGAAGTTGCCAATTTGGCAGGATGGACTACAACGGATAG GAATCAATCTGATCTGATCGAAGAAATTGTTAAACATATTAACATTCAAGTAAAGCGTGTACCGGTCATATCAATTCCTGAACACCTGGTTGGAATTGATGCTCACCTCAGCAAGATTGAATCGCGTTTGGATATCAAAAATCCAAATGAGGTTCGCATGTTAGGGATCTATGGACCTCAAGGAGTTGGGAAGTCAACGCTCGCCaaagttttttattataagcatttttctaattttgaaTGTAGCAGCTTTGTAGAGTGCATCAGCGAAAGGATCAAAGGAAAATATGAAATAGTTGAAGTACAAAAAGCTCTTCTTTCTGAAATCTTGGGAGATTCGAGTTTGAATGCATGGTACAACCGGGAGGAAGGAGCTAAAATGATAGAGGATGTGCTTTCATCTAAAAGGGTTCTTTTagttcttgatgatgtggaAGATAAACAGCAGTTAGAAAAACTAGCAGGGGGATTTCATTGGTTTGGTCCTGGAAGCATAATCATTATAACAACACAGAAAGCGAAATTGCTAGAAAATTATAAAGAACATTTTACCTATGAGATGAAGGGGATGAATCCAGCTGAAGCTATTCAGCTCTTTAGCTGGCATGCTTTTAATAGAAATGAGCCTGATCAATGTTGGAGGGAACTTACAAACGCAATTGTACCTTACACTAGAGGAATTCCATCAGCTCTGGTAAAATTGGGAGCTGATTTGTTTTCTGAAAGAATGAGTTATCGACAAAGTGAAGTAGATGGGGAAAATAAACAGGAAGGACTAGAATGCACCCTAGCACGGAACATGCTAAAAGAAATGTTCAAGCAGGGACGGGAGTTTAATGTTGAAACAAGTAGACTGGGCACATCATTGGAACAAATTATGAGAGAATATATGGAACCTCAGGACATGATTGTACAAGAAGAGTGCTTTGAGGTAGAGAGGGAAGATGATGACTTTAAGCACAAGCAATTAGAGACCGAAGAGGTGTACGAGGAGGAAAGTGAAGACCTGATGACCTTTGCTGGAACTATGGCCTTGTTGTTTCAAGCCTCCGCTTTTATATTTagtgtttcattgattttttattttaggcaaAATTag